Proteins from a single region of Acidianus ambivalens:
- a CDS encoding methyltransferase domain-containing protein, translated as MSSIFDSINSWNYRPFRRMGVTICEELRIGKLVSSIIKRINPKKVLEIGCGNCLVTLSVEKETKIPSLISIEVWNEEITDKEVKDYLKGEDYNLVENLFPLPFKEKSFDLAYSVLYFYNKIRKERNDLANEVSKVIKDNGYFILIEPEIVRNIRKDFFNAGFSEVEYHVDQGIFFSLMKKVDTNIQRSIT; from the coding sequence ATGTCATCTATTTTTGACAGCATAAATTCCTGGAATTACAGACCTTTTAGAAGAATGGGAGTCACAATCTGCGAAGAACTGAGGATAGGTAAACTCGTTTCATCAATAATAAAGAGGATCAATCCTAAAAAAGTCCTGGAAATAGGTTGCGGTAACTGTTTAGTTACGTTAAGCGTTGAGAAAGAGACAAAAATTCCTTCCCTAATTTCAATAGAAGTATGGAACGAGGAAATTACAGACAAGGAAGTTAAGGATTATTTAAAAGGTGAGGATTACAATTTAGTGGAGAACTTGTTTCCTTTACCTTTTAAAGAGAAAAGCTTCGATTTAGCTTATTCTGTCCTTTATTTTTATAATAAAATAAGAAAGGAAAGAAACGACTTAGCCAATGAGGTAAGCAAAGTAATAAAGGATAACGGATATTTCATACTTATTGAACCAGAGATTGTTAGGAACATAAGGAAAGATTTCTTTAATGCAGGGTTTTCTGAAGTCGAATATCATGTAGACCAAGGAATATTCTTCTCACTAATGAAGAAAGTTGATACTAACATTCAAAGGAGCATTACGTGA
- a CDS encoding MFS transporter has protein sequence MNRRTLTYAVIIVIITFSLRASNNMIITTLPLIAKYYFHFSSILIGVISSLAMLSAFIASGLINSRLTSSIRRKAFITSAIIYSTAFPLFYFSNPYNVWLLTSLVGFSLGMIMPNIITSAGLFQDQRTRERMLSLYTLALSTSLIIGPLIESAILLKFTLFQAFLFFSILPALVAISSFLVKFPEEEENERVKVKVWKNPGFRISILLNLMYALPFGTLTTFGGIYAVDSFHASYSLATALFGMFFATSFLGRLMMTILPPRDLGLPIWISASLTIIGLSAIFLSNSLILYIIALIILGIPHGLTYPTSLIALTRSFPEEERNVANSYFSATMTAFTSFVPIIISTIVNSIGIRYSFALLIPVSLAFFIGVLWNERSI, from the coding sequence ATGAACAGAAGAACGCTAACCTATGCAGTTATAATAGTTATTATAACTTTCTCATTAAGGGCTTCAAATAATATGATAATTACGACTTTACCGCTCATTGCAAAGTACTATTTCCACTTTTCCAGCATTTTAATAGGGGTAATCTCTTCTTTAGCAATGCTCTCAGCTTTTATAGCTAGTGGGTTAATCAACTCAAGGCTTACGTCTTCTATAAGGAGAAAAGCGTTCATAACGTCTGCCATAATTTACTCAACGGCCTTCCCTTTATTTTACTTTTCAAATCCTTACAACGTTTGGTTGCTTACTTCCCTTGTAGGCTTCTCTTTAGGCATGATAATGCCTAACATAATCACATCTGCTGGACTTTTTCAAGATCAAAGAACCAGGGAAAGAATGCTCTCACTTTATACACTAGCTTTAAGTACTTCACTCATCATAGGGCCTTTAATAGAGTCAGCAATACTTCTTAAGTTTACTTTATTCCAAGCTTTCCTATTTTTCTCAATACTTCCGGCATTAGTTGCAATATCTTCTTTCCTAGTTAAATTTCCGGAAGAGGAAGAAAACGAAAGAGTAAAAGTAAAGGTTTGGAAGAACCCTGGCTTTAGAATATCAATACTCCTTAATTTAATGTATGCATTACCTTTTGGTACTCTTACCACTTTCGGAGGAATTTATGCGGTAGACTCATTTCACGCATCTTATTCCTTGGCGACTGCATTATTCGGAATGTTCTTTGCGACTTCCTTTTTAGGTAGGTTGATGATGACTATATTGCCTCCAAGAGATCTAGGGTTGCCAATATGGATTTCGGCTAGTTTAACTATAATAGGCTTATCTGCAATTTTCTTATCAAATTCTCTCATCCTTTACATAATCGCGTTAATAATACTAGGAATACCTCACGGCCTGACTTACCCCACTTCACTAATTGCACTAACAAGAAGCTTTCCTGAGGAAGAAAGGAATGTCGCCAATAGTTATTTTTCAGCTACGATGACTGCCTTTACTTCCTTCGTACCTATAATTATCTCAACTATAGTGAACTCTATAGGAATAAGGTATTCGTTTGCTTTGCTAATACCAGTATCTTTAGCATTCTTCATTGGAGTATTATGGAATGAAAGGTCTATCTGA
- a CDS encoding NifB/NifX family molybdenum-iron cluster-binding protein, giving the protein MKFEIFSKAKYLVLMNENGEIIEKRNNPALNSPMKRPAVAKECVELKANEVIAPHGSLCFPSYRILKKAGIKMLIANPGEDLRISNLKEVNMKEVIYSSFLAMKERITEH; this is encoded by the coding sequence ATGAAATTTGAAATTTTCTCCAAAGCGAAATACCTAGTATTAATGAATGAAAATGGAGAAATTATAGAAAAAAGAAATAATCCTGCACTCAACTCTCCAATGAAAAGACCTGCTGTTGCTAAAGAATGCGTAGAGCTTAAGGCAAACGAAGTTATAGCTCCTCACGGTTCATTATGCTTCCCTTCATATAGGATATTAAAGAAGGCAGGAATAAAGATGTTAATAGCAAATCCAGGAGAGGACTTAAGAATTAGCAACTTAAAAGAGGTAAATATGAAGGAAGTGATATACTCCAGCTTTTTAGCAATGAAAGAAAGAATAACAGAACATTAA
- a CDS encoding creatininase family protein: MHLLYSTRDEVFNKISLLPVGSIEQHGPHLPMGTDAIIAEEIAKRVESEFKDDVLLFPTIYYSCSIEHSGLPYVGVSYITFYNYLVEVIKKALELSKAVIIVNAHGGNQAILEVVKREINLNREDNKKESNNNKKVYVFYPDYNFFQGEDLHAGTVESSAIKYLYPSIVKESKVGKDFSVKEGVFDTITTAEANSQGIINIGEFKIDINIGETFIRHNINKLKELVLKILKENK, from the coding sequence ATGCATTTACTTTACTCTACTAGGGATGAAGTTTTTAATAAAATTTCTTTACTCCCTGTTGGCAGTATTGAACAACATGGACCTCATTTACCAATGGGCACAGATGCAATTATTGCTGAAGAGATTGCTAAGAGAGTAGAGAGCGAATTTAAAGACGACGTGCTATTATTCCCTACAATTTATTATTCATGCTCTATCGAACATAGCGGCTTGCCTTATGTTGGAGTATCATATATTACATTCTATAACTACTTAGTAGAAGTAATAAAGAAGGCCTTAGAACTCTCGAAGGCAGTAATAATAGTTAATGCACACGGAGGAAACCAAGCTATTCTAGAAGTGGTAAAAAGGGAAATAAATCTAAATAGAGAAGATAACAAAAAGGAGAGTAATAATAACAAAAAAGTATACGTATTTTATCCTGACTATAATTTCTTTCAAGGCGAGGACTTGCATGCAGGAACTGTTGAGTCATCGGCTATAAAATATCTTTATCCATCCATTGTCAAAGAAAGCAAGGTTGGCAAAGATTTTTCAGTAAAAGAAGGAGTATTTGATACAATAACAACAGCAGAAGCTAATTCTCAAGGAATTATAAATATTGGAGAATTTAAAATTGATATAAATATTGGAGAGACATTTATAAGGCATAATATAAATAAATTAAAGGAATTGGTTCTTAAAATACTGAAAGAAAATAAATAA
- a CDS encoding PIN domain-containing protein, with protein sequence MKILIDTSFILPALGIDVGESVLNLIKEFDKHEIYYTELSLLEAMWIIRRLLKEGNNVDFKIVRTGLKSVFKTYHLLKIPISAYINAVNDRRHNDLIDMIIYYTAKAYNLKFLSLDKRLKELDKENIVIDKL encoded by the coding sequence ATGAAAATTCTAATTGACACAAGTTTTATATTACCTGCTTTAGGTATAGATGTTGGAGAAAGCGTACTAAATTTAATAAAGGAATTCGATAAGCACGAAATATATTACACAGAATTATCTTTGCTAGAAGCAATGTGGATAATTAGAAGGTTATTAAAAGAAGGTAATAATGTGGATTTTAAAATTGTAAGAACTGGTTTGAAGAGCGTGTTTAAAACATACCATTTATTAAAAATACCCATTTCAGCATACATTAATGCAGTAAATGACAGAAGGCATAACGACTTGATAGACATGATAATTTATTATACTGCAAAGGCTTATAATCTAAAGTTTCTCTCCTTAGATAAAAGGCTAAAAGAACTTGATAAAGAGAATATAGTAATAGATAAATTATAA
- a CDS encoding AbrB/MazE/SpoVT family DNA-binding domain-containing protein, protein MKTKVRVGKKLTIHIPKAVAEELNIKDGDILSLRVKDNKIILEQDNAILLSLKGKKFAKISLDEIEKISEEEQNKYENSN, encoded by the coding sequence ATGAAAACTAAAGTACGTGTGGGCAAGAAATTGACTATTCATATTCCTAAAGCTGTAGCAGAGGAACTTAACATAAAGGATGGCGATATTTTGTCTTTAAGAGTTAAGGATAATAAGATAATTTTAGAGCAAGATAATGCGATACTGCTTTCATTAAAAGGTAAGAAATTTGCTAAAATATCTTTAGATGAAATAGAAAAAATAAGCGAAGAAGAGCAAAACAAATATGAAAATTCTAATTGA
- a CDS encoding ATP cone domain-containing protein, which translates to MTKVIKRSGEEEEYLSDKLYNALIRAGASDEVAKEIVKEIDERVKEREKISTDEIRRYVLTRLQQLEPEVADAWPVLR; encoded by the coding sequence ATGACTAAAGTAATTAAGAGATCAGGAGAAGAGGAAGAATACCTCTCAGATAAGCTTTATAATGCATTAATAAGGGCGGGTGCATCAGATGAAGTTGCAAAGGAAATCGTAAAAGAGATCGACGAACGGGTTAAGGAGAGAGAAAAGATTTCAACAGACGAAATAAGGAGATACGTTTTAACTAGGTTACAACAACTTGAGCCTGAAGTAGCAGATGCGTGGCCAGTTCTACGATAG
- a CDS encoding VapB-type antitoxin: MKSTITVNKEVKELLERKKKELEIKLNKPLSWDDFFKYIFTEREEKMPKLSYEEAEILKRIVEEDRKNWKTREFA; encoded by the coding sequence GTGAAATCGACTATAACTGTCAATAAAGAGGTTAAGGAACTCTTAGAGAGGAAAAAGAAGGAGTTGGAAATTAAATTAAATAAACCACTAAGCTGGGATGATTTCTTTAAGTATATATTTACGGAAAGAGAAGAAAAAATGCCAAAACTAAGCTACGAGGAGGCTGAAATTCTTAAGAGGATAGTTGAGGAGGATAGAAAGAATTGGAAAACAAGGGAATTTGCGTAG